The segment acgggtgaacagaaatttatatttgcatattttgcttttgtaatgaaaaggtcatattaaaataacataaaGACACCTCTCGTAgggcaaaaaaatgttttgaacagttcaaagttcaaagacataatctaaccgcgggaacgctgTTCAAAAAATggcacgggaatagggacaacgcatttttcagggcacagtaattgggacaaaaataagtatttttatttcaattaacaaaatatgaaaaattaacattttcaacccgaaaaaatgccttaataaagagaaaagttcgaaacaccaatataaatttacaccaagcaaaattaaagtaagagaagtcagtaattaattacttcgcgagcaagtcgacatcaaagcacggtaattgggacatctaccgtagttatagcgaattcggcaccCTGCACTGGTGGGCACAGAGTACGAACATTTTCGGTGGCAAGATCACTAGGGcattcggcaggcacgcactgaCATCTGTGCTGTTCTGGTGCTGCTCTTGTTGCGCGATCTCGTGGGGATTTTTTATTGGAACGccaatttctttaatttctctttattaatgcatatttttttaattgaaataaaagtacatgtttttgtcccaaatACGGTGCCCTTTTTTAATAGCGTTCCATTTATTTCCGAGAAAGGAaaataaggttaggtttagcaggtaCAGAGGGAGCACTGAGGGGGCACACAAGCGTCACAACCCTATCGCTTTTAGAggcttcactttaaaaaatacgaaaacgtttcaaaagtgctcacgttgctattttttcataaaataagaagcttttatgatataattaacgataattatcaatttattcacttctgtaaagaatatatatattaattaatgaaaaaaatcctTTGcataacttaaaagtaaattttcTGTGTCGTCATTGTTACTACTCGTTTCCAATAATTCCACAAGGAATAAATTTCTGtccattttgaaaataatttggaGATTATTCGGTGCCATCAAACCGCACTGACTGCACTGCCAAAAATCTCATCGCCATAAAGGTTGCACCCGTGTAGTTCATTCCGTTGATCCGAATGCAAAGTTTGTACTACACCAGGGCAGTTCTTGGTCGCCGAATTCGTATTCGGATTATACAGGATTGGGTCGTGTGTAATCCAATGTAATCGATGCTAGGGAATCTGCACTGGCATGGAGCTGGAGCTGCACTAGTGCAGTGActgcagtgccagtgcgtgtctaccgaattcgctatcagtgatcctctaggcaggtgatcggaacaacgtgtatggtcgctgattggttgccgcgttttggagcaaaagcggaagtagacagagaaagaaactgtaaaaaaaagaaagagacagaaatactgatcgaaggagacagaaatactgatcgaaggagacagaaatactgacagaaagagagagcgagagaaatactgatagaaagagataaataaacgtttaggttatgttatttccggttttgctccaaaatggctgccgttataccgatcactccctggacGATCACTAGGCTTAGTGaaggggcgaattccacttatgcccaaatcgcccgcgcccacgaccgtaggaattttccgtttttgtaataaaatgaatatgataaattatatgttcctgttttcgaatcgttatttatattttaaaacctgtatttccatatttcagatttccataaatttttaaacgaaaactACAGGCGTTGCGAGTGATTTAGGCGTAAGTGGAATCCGCCCAAGGTAGGCGTCAACTGGCGTTAACTGCGTGAAGCTAACGAAAGCTGGTCAGTGGTCGGCAAACGAGTCCCTTCTCATATGGAACCAAGTTTAGTTTTGTGGCGCGGACCACAGCGACCCGCGCAGTGGATTCGTTTGAATTTCTGACTTCGCAACAAAATAATGCACAAATGATATTataaacaatattaataaactgaaggattcctatatatatatatcgtatcACATTAAttggttttaatatttttaatgtcaTGGAGGAGAAGCATTTGAATTATATATGATATTATGATAGTAAGGGCAATTTTAGAATAAGAttagaataaatatattacgtGGTTTATTTACGTTTCTATCATTTATATGAATATCATTAGGATTAGTATGTATATTTAGATGAAAAATTTGTAATAGAACAAACGAAATACAATATCTTTGAAAAGAAATCATACTTTCATAGGGTTAATGTTTTGAATTGTCCACTGTGTTTctaaaaattaatgtattttcACATTATACAGATATAACTTAGTAACGCTTGTTGAATTGTTGCATATGCGTCAATGTTCGTTGTGTTATTTGACATAACTTACTCCTAGCAAAACtcgcaaaatcttgaaaaacaccACGATCACTATTTTCATTACTTATAACTAGAGTGACTTTTGGCGGGTGTATTGTCTTCTGAAATTCACACATGAATTCTAAATTGACTTTTTGTGATGAACTCTCTTTATCATTGTTCTCTATTGTTTTATCTGACATAAGGGCCTCTTTTTCTAAGCAACTCAAACAGGGGTCGAAAACCATGTTACTAAGTTTTCTTTTATACCATACACGATGGCTTCCAGTACAAGAAAGTACAATCAATTGATGTTTTTCTGTGTGAACATCTGACAGCATTTCAAGTTTTTGCTGTTTCTCTGCCACATTATCGCTAACAATTTCAACTTGTACTTTGAAAACTTTCTCCAAAATATCTCTGACTATATTGAAAACAGTAAAATACCAATCACTCTTTGTAAATTTTCCCTTTTCTGTGACATCCGTAcacgtttccatttcatttaatTCACTAACACGCACAAAGTCCTGTCCAGGAATTATAACTATAAATGTATCttttatagttttatttttcaCTACCGTGGTAAATAAAGTTTTCAGTAAATCTCTGTAATCATTTTGACTGGACGTTGCGCAAATTTCAGCGCCAATCGCACAATATTggacaaaagagtttaatcgagTAAGCTGTGTAATTGCCGTGACATTATAACACAGTTCTATAGGATCTTGAACACACATCGGTCTGTTAAGATTTAATTTAAGATTCTCGTCCATCTGTATGCATACTTTATACCTATCCATACATTGCGGTAGACTATCGGTatctttaaattctgatttattaTGTGCCATTCCATCTAATGGACAGATTACCAATGATTTAAATTCGAATGTTGcgtagaaagaaaagaaaccgtGAAGAAGCTGCGAAATACTATTCGTATTTGTAATTGTTGGTAACGttacattttcattaaaattaaccTGCCATCCATTTATAATTAGCGGCTGACAAGTTCTCTGCAGCTCGATCAAAGGAGGAATAATATTAACTGACGGTTGttgaagataaaaaataattaataacattaaA is part of the Andrena cerasifolii isolate SP2316 chromosome 1, iyAndCera1_principal, whole genome shotgun sequence genome and harbors:
- the LOC143378704 gene encoding speckle targeted PIP5K1A-regulated poly(A) polymerase; protein product: MSYYCDVCSLNFACKATQKSHVSGKKHNKRLEYIQLMERSVVVSPLPKSICQFALFDFFQQYGTIRWHRIGPKFLIMEFNDRKSTDALLKEPVWLNNVKLNIRRRRVLENVGKPKRAKQNSPTENACPISYNNIKHIFEENTTFDNQLVAFLNAVQLTDAEIESRYECIVTQLDEIFKPLFPKCKSYKFGSTQTGLGFKECDLDIYMDIGEPIVETRSPSAWTMFLIFKKVNNLMHRMHHVFSHIILIPKAKMPIIKFCYLQTNVFCDISFKNSLGIHKSYLLKYYISLDDRVRSLMMLIKYWARHFKLSGTGKMSSFALMLLIIFYLQQPSVNIIPPLIELQRTCQPLIINGWQVNFNENVTLPTITNTNSISQLLHGFFSFYATFEFKSLVICPLDGMAHNKSEFKDTDSLPQCMDRYKVCIQMDENLKLNLNRPMCVQDPIELCYNVTAITQLTRLNSFVQYCAIGAEICATSSQNDYRDLLKTLFTTVVKNKTIKDTFIVIIPGQDFVRVSELNEMETCTDVTEKGKFTKSDWYFTVFNIVRDILEKVFKVQVEIVSDNVAEKQQKLEMLSDVHTEKHQLIVLSCTGSHRVWYKRKLSNMVFDPCLSCLEKEALMSDKTIENNDKESSSQKVNLEFMCEFQKTIHPPKVTLVISNENSDRGVFQDFASFARSKLCQITQRTLTHMQQFNKRY